From a region of the Terriglobales bacterium genome:
- a CDS encoding ABC transporter permease, with amino-acid sequence MASGTQTLPRTASVTSSPGVITPAMSLWKREVVRFYRNRSRVAGVIASPLLFWIVIGSGFGNSFSASAGASGQSYLTFFYTGALTMIVLFTAIFTMMSVIEDRNEGFLLSVLVAPVSRSVIVLGKVLGGTTLAALQGLMFLVLAPFIGVHFSLASLLMSVLVIFLIAFSLTSLGFIIAWPMDSTQAFHAIINLFLIPLWILSGAMFSLTHASTWIRALMYINPLTYGTDALRALLFPAQTTPVFALATSLAVLIGFTVVMFTIAFFVANRRTTKPAA; translated from the coding sequence ATGGCCAGCGGCACTCAAACACTTCCGCGCACTGCTTCGGTTACCTCGAGTCCCGGCGTAATCACACCGGCCATGTCTCTGTGGAAACGTGAAGTTGTCCGCTTCTACCGTAACCGCAGTCGCGTGGCCGGCGTAATCGCGTCTCCACTGCTTTTCTGGATCGTCATCGGCTCGGGCTTCGGCAATTCGTTCAGCGCCAGTGCTGGCGCTTCTGGGCAAAGCTACCTCACGTTCTTCTACACCGGCGCGCTGACGATGATCGTGCTCTTCACGGCGATCTTCACGATGATGTCGGTGATCGAAGACCGTAACGAAGGCTTCCTGCTTTCGGTGTTGGTGGCGCCGGTGAGCCGATCTGTGATCGTACTTGGAAAAGTGTTGGGCGGAACAACTCTGGCCGCTTTGCAGGGGCTGATGTTTCTCGTGCTCGCACCATTCATCGGCGTGCACTTCTCTCTGGCCAGCTTGTTGATGAGCGTGTTGGTCATCTTCCTGATTGCGTTCTCGCTGACATCGCTGGGATTCATCATCGCCTGGCCGATGGACTCCACGCAGGCCTTTCACGCCATCATCAACCTGTTCCTGATTCCGTTATGGATCCTGTCGGGTGCGATGTTCTCGCTGACGCACGCGTCCACGTGGATTCGCGCGCTCATGTACATCAACCCTTTGACATACGGGACAGACGCGTTACGCGCTCTGCTGTTCCCTGCGCAGACAACGCCTGTTTTCGCGCTCGCGACTTCGCTGGCTGTGCTGATCGGATTCACCGTGGTAATGTTCACCATTGCCTTCTTCGTTGCGAATCGCCGCACGACGAAACCTGCAGCCTGA
- a CDS encoding DUF378 domain-containing protein gives MSGLYKAALGLVIVGALNWLLVGLFNWNLVGAIFGGDMSVLSRIIYTVVGICGLISIGILARNLDAKPHAVHGDREVRRVA, from the coding sequence ATGTCGGGTCTCTATAAAGCTGCTCTGGGATTGGTGATTGTCGGTGCTCTGAACTGGCTTCTCGTAGGACTGTTTAACTGGAATCTCGTGGGAGCCATCTTCGGCGGCGACATGTCTGTGCTCAGCCGGATCATCTACACGGTGGTTGGTATCTGCGGCCTCATCTCCATCGGGATTCTGGCGCGGAACCTGGACGCGAAGCCGCATGCAGTGCATGGCGATCGGGAAGTCCGCAGGGTCGCTTAA
- a CDS encoding ATP-binding cassette domain-containing protein encodes MQGASATAVISVEDLRHSYGVRKALDGVSFRVFPAELFGLLGPNGSGKTTMFRILSTLMLPSGGRAVIMGFDAAKDPAGLRKQIGVVFQSPSIDVKLTAAENLRHVGHLYGLRGAVLQARVTETLTRVGLLDRANDLAETFSGGMQRRLELAKGLLHRPAVLLLDEPTTGLDPGARKDLWQYLAMLRDQDGVTIIVTTHLMEEAERCDRLAILSEGHLVALGTPAELKREIGGDVILLETADAEGLSSRIRSHFGLEAAVLDGKVRLEREQGHRFVTDVVEAFPGSIDAITVAKPTLEDVFIHRTGHRFWTENQAAESVPAKGKGKKK; translated from the coding sequence TTGCAAGGAGCAAGCGCAACAGCGGTCATCTCCGTCGAGGACCTGCGCCACAGCTACGGCGTGAGGAAAGCGCTTGACGGCGTCTCGTTCCGGGTCTTCCCTGCCGAGTTATTCGGTCTTCTTGGCCCGAACGGCAGCGGCAAGACGACCATGTTCCGTATCCTTTCCACGCTGATGCTGCCGTCTGGCGGTCGCGCCGTGATCATGGGATTCGACGCAGCGAAAGATCCCGCTGGACTGCGCAAGCAGATCGGCGTTGTCTTCCAGTCGCCCAGCATCGACGTAAAGCTCACGGCCGCCGAAAACCTCCGGCACGTTGGACACCTATACGGTTTGCGTGGCGCGGTATTGCAAGCCCGCGTCACCGAAACACTGACTCGAGTCGGCCTTCTCGACCGTGCCAACGACCTCGCGGAAACATTTTCCGGTGGTATGCAGCGCCGACTGGAACTCGCGAAAGGACTGCTGCATCGTCCGGCGGTTCTGCTGCTCGACGAACCAACGACCGGACTCGATCCGGGCGCGCGCAAGGATCTATGGCAGTATCTCGCGATGCTCCGCGATCAGGACGGTGTCACAATTATCGTGACCACTCACCTGATGGAAGAAGCCGAACGCTGTGACCGTTTGGCGATCCTGAGTGAAGGACATCTGGTTGCACTCGGCACGCCAGCCGAACTGAAGCGCGAGATCGGCGGCGACGTGATTCTGCTTGAGACTGCCGATGCGGAAGGGCTCTCGTCCAGGATTCGCTCGCACTTCGGACTTGAAGCCGCCGTTCTCGACGGTAAGGTTCGACTGGAGCGCGAACAGGGACATCGCTTCGTCACCGATGTCGTCGAAGCTTTTCCCGGCTCCATTGATGCAATCACCGTCGCGAAACCGACCCTCGAAGACGTGTTCATTCACCGCACCGGCCATCGCTTCTGGACCGAGAATCAAGCCGCCGAATCTGTTCCGGCGAAGGGTAAGGGAAAGAAGAAGTAA
- the amrB gene encoding AmmeMemoRadiSam system protein B: protein MNVHVRMPAVAGQFYPGSAETLLRAVRSYTNVSGNKLNAIGCVAPHAGYMYSGQVAGAVYGRLNLPSRFIIMCPNHTGYGAPLAIMSEGRWLTPLGEIEIDTRLAAELKSATPLLTEDLESQRHEHALEVQLPFLQALVPNFSFVPITVGTSRYEQLVELGDAIGTVLSRNAEPVMIIASSDMNHYEADSTTRVKDRRAIDRVLALDTKGLYDVVLRENVTMCGFGPTIAMLTAAKRLGSTSAELIRYATSGDVSGDRDAVVGYAGIAVLR, encoded by the coding sequence ATGAACGTCCATGTTCGTATGCCTGCCGTCGCGGGTCAGTTCTATCCCGGAAGCGCGGAGACTCTCCTCCGAGCTGTTCGTTCCTACACCAATGTCAGCGGCAACAAGTTGAACGCCATCGGCTGCGTCGCTCCTCACGCCGGATACATGTACTCCGGGCAGGTCGCTGGTGCTGTGTATGGACGCCTGAACCTTCCCTCTCGCTTTATCATCATGTGCCCCAACCACACCGGCTATGGAGCCCCTCTCGCCATCATGAGCGAAGGGCGTTGGCTCACCCCGTTGGGAGAAATCGAGATCGACACCCGTCTCGCCGCCGAACTCAAATCTGCGACACCATTGTTGACAGAAGACCTTGAGTCCCAGCGTCACGAGCACGCGCTCGAAGTCCAACTTCCCTTCTTGCAGGCCTTGGTCCCCAACTTTTCCTTCGTACCGATCACCGTAGGTACCAGCCGCTACGAACAACTCGTCGAACTCGGAGACGCCATTGGTACCGTGCTCTCGCGCAACGCCGAACCTGTCATGATCATCGCCTCCAGCGACATGAATCACTACGAAGCGGACTCCACCACTCGCGTAAAAGACCGCCGGGCCATCGATCGCGTCCTTGCTCTCGACACAAAGGGCCTTTACGACGTCGTGCTCCGAGAGAATGTCACAATGTGCGGCTTCGGACCCACTATCGCAATGCTTACAGCTGCCAAAAGGCTGGGTTCAACCTCGGCGGAGCTAATCCGCTACGCAACCTCCGGAGACGTCTCAGGAGATCGCGACGCCGTAGTCGGATACGCCGGCATCGCTGTTCTGCGTTAG
- the glgA gene encoding glycogen synthase GlgA, whose amino-acid sequence MHIVFAASECVPFAKTGGLADVVGALPPELAKLGHQVTVFLPRYKQTKIPTDAKTVIPSLTVPFDDKYRFCSVIDGGTHSHVQFYFIEYAPFFDREALYGTSLGDYRDNAERFALYCRAVLEACKILGVPDIFHCHDWQSALIPALLRSIYEEDPVLEKASTVFTIHNIGYQGVFPADTLPLLMLPWDLFTIGKLEFYGKVNLLKGAIVFADYVTTVSRKYAAEIQTSEFGFGLEGVLKARSATLSGILNGVDYGEWNPETDKFIAVNYSHDDVRGKLQCKKDLLAQFGVTQFDPKVPVIGIVSRFASQKGFDLISQAADRLAAEEMIVTVLGSGDKDYEDLLRRLNRMFPQKIAVKVAYDNKLAHKIEAGADMFLMPSRYEPCGLNQIYSMRYGTVPIVRATGGLDDTVEAWDPRTGKGTGFKFSEYTGDAMMTAVHNAVLAFKDQANWKKLMLNGMTKEFSWGQSAREYVKVYDKVLQLHTALQS is encoded by the coding sequence ATGCACATCGTATTTGCGGCATCCGAGTGTGTTCCTTTCGCAAAGACTGGCGGCCTGGCGGACGTAGTCGGCGCCCTGCCGCCGGAACTAGCGAAACTCGGCCACCAAGTAACGGTCTTCTTACCTCGTTATAAACAGACAAAAATTCCCACCGATGCGAAAACTGTAATCCCCAGCCTGACAGTTCCTTTTGACGACAAATACCGGTTCTGCTCGGTGATCGACGGCGGGACCCACTCTCACGTGCAATTCTACTTTATCGAGTACGCGCCGTTCTTCGATCGCGAGGCGCTTTATGGGACGTCGCTGGGAGACTACCGCGACAATGCTGAACGATTTGCACTGTACTGCCGGGCGGTTCTGGAAGCATGCAAGATCCTGGGAGTGCCCGATATCTTCCACTGCCACGACTGGCAGAGCGCGCTGATTCCGGCATTGCTGCGCAGCATTTACGAAGAAGATCCGGTGCTGGAGAAGGCGTCTACGGTATTCACGATCCACAACATCGGATACCAAGGTGTGTTTCCGGCGGACACGCTTCCGCTGCTGATGCTTCCGTGGGACTTATTCACGATCGGGAAACTGGAGTTCTACGGAAAAGTGAACCTGTTGAAAGGGGCGATCGTCTTCGCCGATTACGTGACGACGGTGAGCAGGAAATATGCGGCGGAGATTCAGACCTCGGAGTTTGGGTTCGGATTGGAAGGCGTGTTGAAGGCGAGATCGGCGACGCTGAGCGGGATTCTGAATGGTGTCGACTACGGAGAGTGGAATCCGGAGACGGACAAGTTCATTGCGGTGAACTACTCACACGATGATGTCCGCGGAAAGCTGCAATGCAAGAAGGACCTGCTGGCGCAATTCGGCGTGACTCAGTTTGATCCGAAGGTGCCGGTGATCGGAATCGTGTCGCGGTTCGCATCGCAGAAGGGGTTTGACCTGATTTCGCAGGCTGCAGACAGACTTGCTGCGGAAGAGATGATCGTGACGGTGCTGGGCAGCGGCGATAAAGATTACGAAGACCTGCTGCGACGATTGAACCGGATGTTTCCGCAGAAGATTGCGGTGAAAGTAGCTTACGACAACAAGCTTGCCCACAAGATCGAAGCTGGCGCAGACATGTTCCTGATGCCGTCTCGATATGAGCCGTGCGGGTTGAACCAGATCTACAGCATGCGATATGGAACGGTGCCGATTGTGCGGGCGACCGGTGGCCTGGACGACACGGTGGAAGCATGGGATCCGCGAACGGGTAAGGGAACGGGTTTCAAGTTCAGCGAATATACCGGCGACGCGATGATGACCGCCGTACACAATGCGGTGCTGGCATTCAAAGACCAGGCGAACTGGAAGAAGTTGATGCTGAACGGGATGACGAAAGAGTTTTCCTGGGGTCAGTCAGCACGAGAGTACGTAAAGGTTTACGACAAGGTGCTTCAACTACATACGGCTTTGCAGAGTTAG
- the rsmA gene encoding 16S rRNA (adenine(1518)-N(6)/adenine(1519)-N(6))-dimethyltransferase RsmA, translated as MKSRKPKLGQHFLADHKAAETIVEALGDISGETVIEIGPGRGAITELLLKRAGRLIVIELDHVLAAQMRLKYSRLETLEVVEGDFLRIEIPTLLGHKPGLLTDRTPGSPVKTARVVGNIPYYITSDILLKLFDCHKHFDRFVLMMQKEVADRILAKPGTSDYGLLSATAQLYTHVEKILTLPPGAFNPPPKVHSMVLRFETAPRFEQLGVPEKEFIEFLKHSFGQKRKTLANNLKSHYPDLKAAMKAAGLKEDVRAEAITLEQAAKLFNRLSLVAAAS; from the coding sequence ATGAAATCTCGCAAGCCGAAACTCGGCCAGCACTTCCTTGCCGATCACAAGGCCGCGGAAACCATCGTCGAAGCCCTCGGCGATATATCGGGTGAAACCGTGATCGAGATCGGGCCCGGCCGCGGAGCCATTACCGAACTCCTGCTCAAGCGCGCCGGACGACTCATCGTCATTGAACTCGACCACGTCCTCGCTGCCCAGATGCGCCTTAAGTACAGCCGCCTCGAGACTCTTGAAGTCGTCGAAGGCGACTTCCTTCGCATCGAGATCCCCACACTCCTTGGGCACAAGCCCGGGCTCCTCACCGACCGTACGCCCGGAAGTCCCGTCAAAACCGCCCGCGTCGTTGGCAATATCCCGTACTACATCACTTCCGATATTCTTCTAAAACTCTTCGACTGTCACAAGCATTTCGATCGCTTTGTGCTCATGATGCAGAAGGAAGTTGCCGACCGCATTCTCGCGAAACCCGGCACCAGCGATTACGGGCTCCTCTCCGCGACTGCCCAACTCTATACCCACGTCGAAAAAATACTCACGTTGCCGCCGGGCGCCTTCAATCCCCCGCCGAAAGTCCATTCCATGGTTCTGCGGTTTGAGACGGCCCCGCGATTCGAACAACTTGGCGTCCCTGAAAAAGAATTCATCGAGTTCCTGAAGCATTCATTCGGGCAAAAACGCAAGACTCTGGCTAACAACCTCAAGTCGCACTATCCGGACCTGAAGGCCGCCATGAAAGCTGCTGGCCTGAAGGAAGACGTCCGCGCCGAGGCCATCACCCTTGAGCAAGCGGCGAAGCTGTTCAACCGCTTGAGCCTCGTCGCCGCCGCATCTTGA
- a CDS encoding DUF420 domain-containing protein, with protein sequence MIDYTQLPAVNAVLNGTAAVLIGIGIYLIKTGRQKAHRAVMIAAFCTSTLFLISYLIYHAEVGSKHFPGQGWVRTVYFTILLTHTVLAAIVVPMVLVTLTRGLKGRFDRHRPIARWTYPVWLYVSVTGVVIYLMLYQLYA encoded by the coding sequence ATGATCGACTACACGCAACTGCCCGCGGTGAATGCCGTCCTGAACGGCACCGCTGCTGTACTGATCGGAATCGGCATTTACCTGATTAAGACCGGACGGCAGAAGGCGCATCGCGCCGTAATGATCGCGGCGTTCTGCACGTCCACGCTGTTCCTGATTTCGTACCTGATCTACCACGCTGAAGTTGGGTCGAAACACTTCCCGGGACAAGGATGGGTTCGCACCGTTTACTTCACAATTCTGCTCACACATACCGTGCTTGCGGCCATCGTCGTACCGATGGTTCTGGTGACGCTGACGCGCGGCTTGAAGGGCCGGTTTGATCGTCATCGCCCGATAGCACGCTGGACATATCCGGTTTGGCTGTATGTGTCCGTCACGGGCGTAGTCATCTACCTGATGCTCTATCAACTGTACGCATGA
- a CDS encoding amino acid permease, whose product MHRPAPEASTRALDLARDLKVSHATAIVVGTIIGSGIFLVPSEMMQAVGSSGLVYLAWIVGGLLSFFGALTYAELGAMKPEAGGEYVYVRDGIGPLGGFLYGWTYFLIAKPASLATIVTGFVRIIGTFAPLSFLPNPIITAPIQVTFGHLVAVGAITAIAILNYIGVKKAGEFQLFFTILKVVMIASIIVGGFTYSQGAWANLGTRYGAALGGFGGFMTALIAALWAYDGWNLVTNVSSEIKEPQRSLPIALIAGVAIVGLLYMGVNAAVQFVMPANAIAASPRPASEAMAIAWGSFGAGLVSAGMALSMLVTLNGSSMTGARIPFALSRDGYFFHFLAKVHPRFRTPSNSVIVQAVLASLLVVLGGNFQQLFSLALYPEWLFYLLAASSIFIFRKRNPDAPRPYKTWGYPVVPALFILAAAVVLVYTFQAKLVNSLVATAVILAGIPVYSYFSRQSRTHL is encoded by the coding sequence ATGCACAGGCCGGCGCCTGAAGCCAGCACACGCGCTCTTGATCTGGCGCGCGACTTGAAAGTCAGCCATGCCACGGCCATTGTCGTCGGCACCATCATCGGCAGTGGCATCTTTCTCGTCCCGTCGGAAATGATGCAGGCCGTCGGCTCCTCCGGGCTGGTCTATCTCGCCTGGATCGTCGGCGGACTTCTTTCCTTCTTCGGTGCCCTCACCTACGCCGAACTCGGTGCCATGAAGCCCGAAGCCGGTGGCGAATACGTATATGTTCGCGACGGCATCGGCCCGCTCGGCGGCTTTCTCTACGGCTGGACCTACTTCCTGATCGCCAAGCCTGCCTCGTTGGCAACCATCGTCACTGGTTTCGTGCGTATCATTGGGACCTTCGCTCCGCTCTCCTTTCTGCCGAACCCGATCATCACCGCACCCATTCAGGTCACCTTCGGACATCTCGTCGCTGTTGGCGCTATCACAGCGATCGCGATTCTGAACTACATTGGCGTAAAGAAGGCTGGCGAGTTCCAGCTTTTCTTCACCATCCTGAAAGTTGTCATGATCGCCAGCATCATCGTCGGCGGATTCACTTACTCCCAAGGTGCGTGGGCGAACCTCGGCACCCGCTATGGTGCCGCCCTCGGCGGATTCGGCGGCTTCATGACTGCGCTCATCGCCGCGCTCTGGGCCTACGACGGATGGAACCTCGTCACCAACGTTTCCAGCGAAATCAAGGAGCCGCAACGCAGCCTGCCCATCGCCCTCATCGCTGGGGTCGCTATTGTGGGACTTCTTTATATGGGCGTGAACGCCGCTGTTCAGTTCGTCATGCCCGCCAATGCGATCGCCGCCTCGCCCCGGCCTGCATCGGAAGCCATGGCGATTGCCTGGGGTTCGTTCGGCGCGGGTCTCGTCTCCGCCGGCATGGCTCTCTCAATGCTCGTGACCTTGAACGGAAGCAGCATGACGGGCGCCCGAATTCCGTTCGCTCTCTCCCGCGACGGCTACTTCTTCCACTTCCTTGCGAAAGTCCATCCCCGTTTTCGGACGCCCTCCAACTCCGTCATCGTTCAAGCCGTGCTCGCCAGTTTGCTCGTCGTTCTCGGGGGCAATTTCCAGCAGTTGTTCTCGCTCGCGTTGTACCCGGAATGGTTGTTCTACCTTTTAGCCGCCAGTTCGATCTTCATCTTCCGCAAACGTAACCCCGATGCTCCTCGCCCCTACAAGACCTGGGGTTATCCCGTTGTTCCGGCCCTCTTTATCTTGGCCGCCGCCGTCGTACTCGTTTACACGTTCCAGGCCAAACTGGTGAATTCCCTGGTAGCAACCGCGGTAATTCTGGCTGGAATCCCTGTTTATTCCTACTTTTCCCGCCAGAGTCGCACCCATCTCTAG
- a CDS encoding COX15/CtaA family protein, whose protein sequence is MTSNDAGLAVPDWPTSFHTFRMPRMVGGVLYEHGHRMMAGFTILLTLGITIFTLMVDRRKWMKRLAIGAFATIIVQAILGGVTVLHLLPPMVSTAHAIVGQTFFCISVAIALLTGRKYTGEVERTAVDRRKPSLINLTLLSVLVLYVQLALGGMFRHKGMSWEPHVFNAAVVAIVLTWTSIRVLSYYSQVESLKRPAVMMLGLVMVQLCLGFISFLTKIVWGRDAVQPEPFMVWSTVAHVAVGALLLATAVVLAIQAWRHVPVLGEERVSKGVKAVTA, encoded by the coding sequence GTGACCAGCAACGATGCCGGCCTCGCCGTCCCCGATTGGCCCACCAGTTTTCATACATTCCGAATGCCCAGGATGGTCGGCGGAGTCCTCTACGAGCACGGACACCGCATGATGGCCGGCTTCACCATCCTGCTGACCCTCGGCATCACCATCTTCACGCTTATGGTCGACCGTCGTAAGTGGATGAAGCGTCTTGCAATAGGCGCGTTCGCCACCATCATCGTGCAGGCCATCCTCGGCGGAGTTACAGTGTTGCATCTGCTCCCGCCGATGGTTTCCACCGCGCATGCCATTGTCGGTCAGACCTTCTTCTGTATATCTGTTGCCATCGCGCTCCTCACCGGCCGTAAGTACACCGGTGAAGTTGAGCGGACCGCCGTCGATCGTCGCAAACCGTCGCTGATCAACCTTACGCTCCTTTCCGTACTTGTCCTCTATGTGCAGTTGGCGCTCGGCGGCATGTTCCGCCACAAGGGCATGAGTTGGGAACCACACGTCTTCAATGCAGCGGTAGTCGCCATTGTGCTCACCTGGACGTCGATACGAGTGCTCTCGTACTACTCGCAGGTTGAGTCGCTGAAGCGTCCTGCGGTCATGATGCTTGGACTCGTCATGGTTCAGCTTTGCCTCGGGTTCATCTCGTTCCTGACCAAGATCGTCTGGGGGCGTGATGCAGTTCAGCCCGAACCATTCATGGTTTGGTCCACCGTGGCACACGTAGCCGTCGGTGCCTTGCTCCTGGCAACGGCTGTTGTACTTGCCATCCAGGCTTGGCGTCATGTTCCGGTGTTGGGTGAAGAACGAGTCTCGAAAGGCGTGAAGGCGGTGACCGCATGA
- a CDS encoding carboxypeptidase regulatory-like domain-containing protein — translation MRITVFFCSILLLVALSACNSKSESTSATSQPQAGLTPIDPATAGSISGNVKFSGTLPKAQQIDMSQDPACGNKPNFDESFVVSNGALANAFIYVKKGLEGRSFPAVSTVAKITQQNCRYTPHVMGIVAGQPVQIINADQTTHNIHPMPTASKQWNESQLPNDQPIQKTFNKPELMIPVKCNQHPWMRMYLNVVSNPLFAVTGPDGRFEIKGLPPGEYTIAAVHEKMGEQEMKVTIGPKETKSADFAFVNSHGVEPRLQ, via the coding sequence ATGCGAATCACAGTCTTCTTCTGCTCGATACTGTTGCTCGTGGCGCTCAGCGCCTGCAATTCAAAGAGTGAATCAACATCAGCCACCAGTCAGCCTCAAGCCGGGCTCACACCCATCGACCCGGCAACTGCGGGAAGCATCTCCGGAAACGTGAAGTTCTCGGGTACGCTACCCAAAGCTCAGCAAATCGACATGTCACAGGATCCCGCCTGCGGCAACAAGCCGAATTTTGACGAGTCTTTTGTTGTCAGCAATGGTGCCCTGGCGAATGCCTTCATTTACGTGAAGAAGGGACTGGAAGGCCGTTCGTTCCCCGCGGTGTCCACGGTCGCAAAGATCACCCAGCAGAATTGCCGTTACACCCCGCATGTGATGGGTATCGTCGCCGGTCAACCAGTCCAGATCATCAATGCCGACCAAACCACTCACAACATTCACCCGATGCCGACGGCCAGCAAGCAGTGGAACGAATCGCAACTTCCCAATGATCAGCCGATCCAGAAGACGTTCAATAAGCCCGAACTCATGATCCCCGTGAAGTGCAACCAGCATCCCTGGATGCGCATGTACCTGAACGTCGTCAGCAATCCCTTGTTTGCCGTGACAGGACCGGATGGAAGGTTTGAAATCAAGGGGTTACCGCCCGGCGAGTACACCATCGCAGCCGTCCACGAGAAGATGGGCGAACAGGAAATGAAGGTCACCATTGGGCCCAAAGAGACGAAATCGGCCGACTTCGCCTTTGTGAATTCCCACGGGGTCGAACCTAGGTTGCAGTGA
- a CDS encoding PilZ domain-containing protein, translated as MGSNPKEDHRRDKRIPAKVSVNVKNHDGSVQDLEAQTRDVSARGVFMYLSNRVAEGSDLELVFPMPGPSPAEDTWVRCKARVLRVEKTEVGNRFGVAAVLESYERLEDTISANA; from the coding sequence ATGGGTAGCAACCCAAAAGAAGACCATCGGCGTGACAAACGGATTCCCGCCAAGGTTTCTGTCAATGTAAAGAACCACGACGGCTCGGTGCAGGATCTGGAAGCTCAGACGCGCGACGTCAGTGCGCGTGGAGTATTCATGTACCTGAGCAACCGCGTGGCGGAAGGCTCGGACCTTGAACTCGTATTTCCGATGCCCGGACCCTCTCCCGCGGAAGACACATGGGTTCGTTGCAAGGCGCGCGTGCTTCGTGTGGAAAAGACCGAAGTCGGAAATCGGTTCGGAGTAGCCGCCGTGCTTGAGAGCTACGAGCGCCTGGAAGACACGATCTCGGCCAACGCTTAG
- the cyoE gene encoding heme o synthase: MAIPRSGFASLLRDYAELIKLRVTTLIVMTAWTGFYFGAYKSGMSSLSWTLFHALFGIGLVSAGTAAFNEVIEREGDARMRRTAQRPLPAKRMSLMHASVMAGVMIFGGTLYLWLATNALAALLTFATSVVYLGVYTPLKRVSPICTFIGAFPGAMPPLLGWAAFRNRIDWEAVLLFTILFLWQFPHFYSIAWLYREDYERADIRMLPVVYADGRATAREIILYSIALIPVSMMPGAIGMAGRIYLFGAFLLGLGLLYFGWRLASKKLPASAPVSKAPARQLLQATVLYLPILMALMMLDIK, encoded by the coding sequence ATGGCAATACCACGCTCTGGATTCGCTTCACTCCTTCGCGATTACGCCGAACTGATCAAGTTGCGCGTAACCACCCTGATTGTGATGACCGCGTGGACTGGCTTCTACTTCGGCGCTTACAAGTCGGGCATGAGTTCACTTTCGTGGACTTTGTTTCATGCGTTGTTCGGAATCGGTTTGGTCTCTGCCGGAACTGCTGCCTTCAACGAAGTGATCGAGCGCGAAGGCGATGCTCGTATGCGGCGCACCGCACAGCGTCCGCTGCCTGCGAAGCGTATGAGCCTGATGCACGCGAGCGTCATGGCTGGCGTGATGATCTTCGGCGGCACCTTGTACCTTTGGCTCGCAACAAACGCCTTGGCTGCTCTGCTCACGTTTGCGACGTCCGTCGTTTACTTGGGCGTGTACACGCCCTTGAAGCGCGTATCGCCGATTTGCACTTTCATCGGAGCTTTCCCCGGCGCAATGCCTCCGCTGCTCGGCTGGGCTGCGTTTCGCAACCGTATTGACTGGGAAGCGGTGCTGCTGTTCACCATCCTCTTCCTGTGGCAGTTCCCGCACTTTTATTCGATCGCGTGGCTGTACCGGGAAGACTACGAGCGGGCGGATATACGCATGCTTCCCGTGGTCTACGCCGATGGACGCGCTACCGCGCGCGAAATAATTCTGTACTCGATCGCACTTATTCCCGTCAGCATGATGCCTGGAGCAATCGGGATGGCGGGGCGAATCTATTTGTTCGGGGCGTTTCTGTTGGGGCTAGGACTTCTTTACTTTGGCTGGAGACTGGCTTCGAAGAAGCTTCCGGCGAGCGCGCCTGTATCCAAGGCGCCGGCACGACAACTGTTGCAGGCAACAGTTTTGTACCTGCCGATTCTTATGGCTCTCATGATGTTAGACATAAAGTAA